In one Podarcis muralis chromosome 7, rPodMur119.hap1.1, whole genome shotgun sequence genomic region, the following are encoded:
- the CUX2 gene encoding homeobox protein cut-like 2 isoform X6: protein MKSRSKTLKATQTELVDLRCKYDEEAASKTDEVAMIMTNLEKANQRAEAAQREVESLREQLASVNSSLRLACCSPQGSSGDKVNYSLCPGPRLEAALASKDREILRLLKEIQHLQNSLQELEESSANQIAELERQVAAKTDAIEKLEEKLRAQSDYEEIKTELSILKAMKLASSNCRLSQSISKPSDVLLLGKESFYPSQKFLLEKPGLVPSTEEDPSEDESVKDSMGTDQSYLSPQHLSHPLREDSTSPSLIQPLLGPSMAQEVPRTFTLSPFPAERIPLDSLLPKQMGPPAYKNEAGGMAAFPSAFYSAKTAPLPGNPSQAIPASEASPPSDQSEGSSSGSADEEQLDTAEIAFQVKEQLLKHNIGQRVFGHYVLGLSQGSVSEILARPKPWRKLTVKGKEPFIKMKQFLSDEQNVLALRTIQVRQRGSITPRIRTPETGSDDAIKNILEQAKKEIESQKGGDTKSSAVPQVIANGTCASNSEDAIKSILEQARREMQAQQQALLEIEAGGASRPVATPPVERSTLATVSQNIVQAYIKQEEGMLGPNAGGSTMQNPLTVLSPAAFVQSIIRKVKSEIGDAGSYFDQHWASERSLLSRPYTSVSPSLSSSSSYSSMANGRAWQRGEPSDAIPNEEDLVTSEDEPHRVIEVKSEVAGSEAQGAGRLSYYPSYVPRTLKPTVPPLTPEQYELYMYREVDTLELTRQVKEKLAKNGICQRIFGEKVLGLSQGSVSDMLSRPKPWSKLTQKGREPFIRMQLWLTDQLGQGMSQQANPPHASPGEARSSPSPPPSPSEQEKSPSEPLSLALESSKENQQPESRSGSSLSGKICPSSQASVGIQEIVAMSPELDTYSITKKVKEVLTDNNLGQRLFGESILGLTQGSVSDLLSRPKPWHKLSLKGREPFVRMQLWLNDPHNVDKLRDMKKLEKKAYLKRRYGLISAGSDSESPNTRSECPSPSLQSQDLSLLQIKKPRVVLAPEEKEALKKAYQLEPYPSQQTIELLSFQLNLKTNTVINWFHNYRSRMRREMLVEGAQEDTDPEQSTRPARNSLKDPPPQSPDSEEEDRKPTFRDAECQGESESLVQIKEEQVEDCANHRDSCSLDGEMEPLSRSSLKEEPVEAAYTGSPSEAHNVTWGSAPHNKTHVPGAPDYPSLHNPLESDSSERPHPDPISFKSASESSRCSLEASLNSPSAASSPGLMVSVSPVPSSSAPISPLPLSAVAAKAPSSSPATDTGSTPPNAKLNTNIQRRHEKIANLNSIIHRLERAANRDETLEWEF, encoded by the exons GCAAAACTCCCTGCAGGAGCTAGAAGAGTCTTCGGCCAACCAGATTGCAGAACTGGAGCGACAGGTGGCAGCCAAGACTGATGCAATAGAG aaGTTGGAAGAAAAGCTGCGGGCCCAGTCAGATTATGAGGAAATCAAGACGGAACTGAG catTTTGAAAGCGATGAAGCTGGCCTCCTCTAACTGCCGCCTTTCCCAG agcaTATCAAAACCCAGTGATGTTTTGCTTCTGGGAAAGGAATCCTTCTACCCGTCGCAGAAGTTCCTTTTGGAAAAACCAGGCCTCGTACCCAGTACTG AGGAGGATCCCTCGGAGGATGAGTCGGTGAAGGACTCCATGGGCACAGACCAATCCTACCTTTCCCCTCAGCACCTCTCGCACCCGCTCCGGGAAGATTCGACCTCCCCGTCCCTCATCCAGCCGCTGCTGGGCCCCTCCATGGCTCAGGAGGTCCCGAGGACTTTCACGCTCTCGCCTTTTCCTGCTGAGCGGATCCCACTGGACTCCCTCCTCCCGAAACAGATGGGGCCTCCTGCGTACAAGAACGAGGCTGGCGGCATGGCAGCCTTCCCTTCTGCTTTCTACTCCGCCAAAACGGCACCGTTGCCGGGCAACCCCAGCCAAGCCATCCCAGCCAGCGAGGCGAGCCCACCCAGTGACCAGTCTGAAGGCAGCAGTTCGGGTTCGGCCGATGAGGAGCAGCTGGACACAGCCGAAATTGCCTTCCAGGTGAAGGAGCAGCTCCTCAAGCACAACATAGGCCAGCGTGTCTTTGGGCATTACGTCCTGGGCCTCTCTCAGGGCTCCGTCAGTGAGATCCTGGCCAGGCCAAAGCCTTGGCGTAAGCTCACGGTCAAGGGGAAGGAGCCGTTCATCAAGATGAAGCAGTTCCTCTCCGACGAGCAGAACGTCCTGGCCCTAAGGACAATCCAAGTCCGCCAGAGAG GCAGCATTACGCCAAGGATTAGGACGCCAGAGACGGGCTCTGACGATGCCATCAAGAACATCCTGGAACAAGCCAAGAAGGAGATTGAGTCACAGAAAGGAG GGGACACCAAGAGCTCTGCGGTGCCCCAGGTGATTGCCAACGGCACCTGCGCCAGCAACTCTGAAGATGCCATCAAGAGCATATTGGAGCAGGCCCGCCGGGAGATGCAGGCCCAGCAGCAAGCCTTGCTGGAGATAGAAGCGGGGGGCGCCAGCAGGCCTGTCGCCACACCACCTGTGGAGCGCTCGACCCTGGCGACGGTCAGCCAGAACATCGTCCAGGCTTACATCAAGCAGGAGGAGGGCATGCTGGGCCCAAACGCTGGTGGCAGCACAATGCAGAACCCCCTGACCGTGCTCTCCCCTGCGGCCTTCGTGCAGAGCATCATCCGGAAGGTCAAGTCCGAAATCGGGGACGCCGGCTCCTATTTTGACCAACACTGGGCTTCCGAAAGGAGCTTGCTGAGCCGTCCGTACACCTCCGTGTCGCCTTCATTGTCCTCCTCGTCCAGCtactccagcatggccaatggccgggCGTGGCAGCGGGGCGAGCCCAGCGACGCCATCCCGAACGAGGAAGACCTCGTGACCTCTGAGGATGAGCCCCACAGGGTGATAGAGGTCAAGTCGGAAGTGGCTGGCTCAGAAGCCCAGGGCGCCGGGCGCCTGTCCTATTACCCGTCCTACGTGCCAAGGACTCTCAAGCCCACCGTCCCGCCCTTGACGCCAGAGCAGTATGAGTTGTACATGTACAGGGAAGTGGACACCTTGGAGTTGACGCGGCAGGTCAAGGAGAAGCTGGCCAAGAACGGGATCTGCCAGCGCATCTTCGGGGAAAAG GTGCTGGGTCTGTCTCAAGGGAGCGTGAGCGACATGCTGTCTAGGCCCAAGCCCTGGAGCAAGCTGACCCAGAAAGGCCGGGAGCCCTTCATACGGATGCAGCTGTGGCTCACAGACCAGCTGGGCCAAGGCATGAGCCAGCAAGCCAACCCGCCACACG CCAGTCCCGGGGAGGCTcgctcttccccttccccaccaccCAGCCCCTCGGAGCAAGAGAAGAGCCCCTCTGAGCCACTGAGCCTTGCCCTGGAAAGCAGCAAAGAAAACCAGCAGCCGGAGAGCAGGTCCGGTTCCTCGCTCAGCGGGAAGATCTGCCCCAGCAGCCAGGCGTCTGTCGGCATCCAGGAGATTGTGGCCATGTCGCCGGAGCTGGACACTTACTCCATCACCAAGAAGGTCAAGGAGGTCTTAACGGATAACAACCTCG GTCAGCGGCTCTTTGGAGAGAGCATCCTGGGCTTGACTCAGGGGTCCGTCTCTGACCTCCTGTCCAGGCCCAAGCCATGGCACAAGCTCAGCCTTAAAGGAAGGGAGCCCTTTGTCCGCATGCAGCTCTGGCTGAACGACCCGCACAATGTCGACAAGCTCCGGGACATGAAGAAGTTGGAGAAGAAAG cCTACCTGAAGCGTCGCTATGGACTGATCAGTGCCGGCTCAGACAGCGAGTCCCCCAACACCCGCTCGGagtgccccagccccagcctccAATCTCAAGACCTCAGCCTTCTGCAgatcaagaagccaagggtggtCTTGGCTCCCGAGGAGAAAGAGGCCCTGAAGAAGGCTTATCAGCTGGAGCCATACCCTTCCCAACAGACCATCGAGCTGCTGTCCTTCCAGCTTAACCTCAAGACCAACACAGTGATCAACTGGTTCCATAACTACAG GTCCCGGATGCGCCGTGAGATGCTGGTGGAAGGAGCGCAGGAAGACACAGACCCGGAGCAGAGCACGAGGCCAGCCAGGAACTCCCTCAAGGACCCTCCGCCCCAGAGCCCTGACTCCGAAGAAGAGGACAGGAAGCCCACCTTCAGAGACGCCGAGTGCCAAGGAGAAAGCGAGTCCCTGGTCCAGATCAAGGAGGAGCAGGTGGAGGACTGTGCAAACCACAGGGACTCCTGCAGCCTGGATGGGGAGATGGAGCCTCTTTCCAGGTCTAGCCTCAAAGAGGAGCCGGTGGAGGCAGCATATACAGGGAGCCCAAGCGAGGCCCACAATGTGACATGGGGCAGCGCCCCACATAACAAAACACACGTCCCTGGGGCTCCCGATTACCCCTCTTTGCATAACCCCCTGGAGTCAGACAGCAGCGAGAGGCCTCACCCGGACCCCATTAGCTTTAAATCGGCTTCCGAGTCCTCCCGGTGCAGCTTGGAGGCCTCCCTGAACTCCCCGTCCGCAGCCTCCTCTCCAGGCCTCATGGTGTCCGTCTCTCCCGTCCCGTCCTCGTCTGCCCCCATCTCCCCGTTGCCACTGAGCGCCGTGGCTGCCAAAGCGCCGAGTTCAAGTCCCGCCACGGATACAGGCTCGACGCCCCCGAATGCCAAACTGAACACAAACATCCAGCGGCGGCACGAGAAGATAGCCAACCTCAACAGCATCATCCACCGGCTGGAGAGAGCAGCCAACCGCGATGAAACCCTGGAGTGGGAATTTTGA
- the CUX2 gene encoding homeobox protein cut-like 2 isoform X7, producing the protein MIMTNLEKANQRAEAAQREVESLREQLASVNSSLRLACCSPQGSSGDKVNYSLCPGPRLEAALASKDREILRLLKEIQHLQNSLQELEESSANQIAELERQVAAKTDAIEKLEEKLRAQSDYEEIKTELSILKAMKLASSNCRLSQSISKPSDVLLLGKESFYPSQKFLLEKPGLVPSTEEDPSEDESVKDSMGTDQSYLSPQHLSHPLREDSTSPSLIQPLLGPSMAQEVPRTFTLSPFPAERIPLDSLLPKQMGPPAYKNEAGGMAAFPSAFYSAKTAPLPGNPSQAIPASEASPPSDQSEGSSSGSADEEQLDTAEIAFQVKEQLLKHNIGQRVFGHYVLGLSQGSVSEILARPKPWRKLTVKGKEPFIKMKQFLSDEQNVLALRTIQVRQRGSITPRIRTPETGSDDAIKNILEQAKKEIESQKGGDTKSSAVPQVIANGTCASNSEDAIKSILEQARREMQAQQQALLEIEAGGASRPVATPPVERSTLATVSQNIVQAYIKQEEGMLGPNAGGSTMQNPLTVLSPAAFVQSIIRKVKSEIGDAGSYFDQHWASERSLLSRPYTSVSPSLSSSSSYSSMANGRAWQRGEPSDAIPNEEDLVTSEDEPHRVIEVKSEVAGSEAQGAGRLSYYPSYVPRTLKPTVPPLTPEQYELYMYREVDTLELTRQVKEKLAKNGICQRIFGEKVLGLSQGSVSDMLSRPKPWSKLTQKGREPFIRMQLWLTDQLGQGMSQQANPPHASPGEARSSPSPPPSPSEQEKSPSEPLSLALESSKENQQPESRSGSSLSGKICPSSQASVGIQEIVAMSPELDTYSITKKVKEVLTDNNLGQRLFGESILGLTQGSVSDLLSRPKPWHKLSLKGREPFVRMQLWLNDPHNVDKLRDMKKLEKKAYLKRRYGLISAGSDSESPNTRSECPSPSLQSQDLSLLQIKKPRVVLAPEEKEALKKAYQLEPYPSQQTIELLSFQLNLKTNTVINWFHNYRSRMRREMLVEGAQEDTDPEQSTRPARNSLKDPPPQSPDSEEEDRKPTFRDAECQGESESLVQIKEEQVEDCANHRDSCSLDGEMEPLSRSSLKEEPVEAAYTGSPSEAHNVTWGSAPHNKTHVPGAPDYPSLHNPLESDSSERPHPDPISFKSASESSRCSLEASLNSPSAASSPGLMVSVSPVPSSSAPISPLPLSAVAAKAPSSSPATDTGSTPPNAKLNTNIQRRHEKIANLNSIIHRLERAANRDETLEWEF; encoded by the exons GCAAAACTCCCTGCAGGAGCTAGAAGAGTCTTCGGCCAACCAGATTGCAGAACTGGAGCGACAGGTGGCAGCCAAGACTGATGCAATAGAG aaGTTGGAAGAAAAGCTGCGGGCCCAGTCAGATTATGAGGAAATCAAGACGGAACTGAG catTTTGAAAGCGATGAAGCTGGCCTCCTCTAACTGCCGCCTTTCCCAG agcaTATCAAAACCCAGTGATGTTTTGCTTCTGGGAAAGGAATCCTTCTACCCGTCGCAGAAGTTCCTTTTGGAAAAACCAGGCCTCGTACCCAGTACTG AGGAGGATCCCTCGGAGGATGAGTCGGTGAAGGACTCCATGGGCACAGACCAATCCTACCTTTCCCCTCAGCACCTCTCGCACCCGCTCCGGGAAGATTCGACCTCCCCGTCCCTCATCCAGCCGCTGCTGGGCCCCTCCATGGCTCAGGAGGTCCCGAGGACTTTCACGCTCTCGCCTTTTCCTGCTGAGCGGATCCCACTGGACTCCCTCCTCCCGAAACAGATGGGGCCTCCTGCGTACAAGAACGAGGCTGGCGGCATGGCAGCCTTCCCTTCTGCTTTCTACTCCGCCAAAACGGCACCGTTGCCGGGCAACCCCAGCCAAGCCATCCCAGCCAGCGAGGCGAGCCCACCCAGTGACCAGTCTGAAGGCAGCAGTTCGGGTTCGGCCGATGAGGAGCAGCTGGACACAGCCGAAATTGCCTTCCAGGTGAAGGAGCAGCTCCTCAAGCACAACATAGGCCAGCGTGTCTTTGGGCATTACGTCCTGGGCCTCTCTCAGGGCTCCGTCAGTGAGATCCTGGCCAGGCCAAAGCCTTGGCGTAAGCTCACGGTCAAGGGGAAGGAGCCGTTCATCAAGATGAAGCAGTTCCTCTCCGACGAGCAGAACGTCCTGGCCCTAAGGACAATCCAAGTCCGCCAGAGAG GCAGCATTACGCCAAGGATTAGGACGCCAGAGACGGGCTCTGACGATGCCATCAAGAACATCCTGGAACAAGCCAAGAAGGAGATTGAGTCACAGAAAGGAG GGGACACCAAGAGCTCTGCGGTGCCCCAGGTGATTGCCAACGGCACCTGCGCCAGCAACTCTGAAGATGCCATCAAGAGCATATTGGAGCAGGCCCGCCGGGAGATGCAGGCCCAGCAGCAAGCCTTGCTGGAGATAGAAGCGGGGGGCGCCAGCAGGCCTGTCGCCACACCACCTGTGGAGCGCTCGACCCTGGCGACGGTCAGCCAGAACATCGTCCAGGCTTACATCAAGCAGGAGGAGGGCATGCTGGGCCCAAACGCTGGTGGCAGCACAATGCAGAACCCCCTGACCGTGCTCTCCCCTGCGGCCTTCGTGCAGAGCATCATCCGGAAGGTCAAGTCCGAAATCGGGGACGCCGGCTCCTATTTTGACCAACACTGGGCTTCCGAAAGGAGCTTGCTGAGCCGTCCGTACACCTCCGTGTCGCCTTCATTGTCCTCCTCGTCCAGCtactccagcatggccaatggccgggCGTGGCAGCGGGGCGAGCCCAGCGACGCCATCCCGAACGAGGAAGACCTCGTGACCTCTGAGGATGAGCCCCACAGGGTGATAGAGGTCAAGTCGGAAGTGGCTGGCTCAGAAGCCCAGGGCGCCGGGCGCCTGTCCTATTACCCGTCCTACGTGCCAAGGACTCTCAAGCCCACCGTCCCGCCCTTGACGCCAGAGCAGTATGAGTTGTACATGTACAGGGAAGTGGACACCTTGGAGTTGACGCGGCAGGTCAAGGAGAAGCTGGCCAAGAACGGGATCTGCCAGCGCATCTTCGGGGAAAAG GTGCTGGGTCTGTCTCAAGGGAGCGTGAGCGACATGCTGTCTAGGCCCAAGCCCTGGAGCAAGCTGACCCAGAAAGGCCGGGAGCCCTTCATACGGATGCAGCTGTGGCTCACAGACCAGCTGGGCCAAGGCATGAGCCAGCAAGCCAACCCGCCACACG CCAGTCCCGGGGAGGCTcgctcttccccttccccaccaccCAGCCCCTCGGAGCAAGAGAAGAGCCCCTCTGAGCCACTGAGCCTTGCCCTGGAAAGCAGCAAAGAAAACCAGCAGCCGGAGAGCAGGTCCGGTTCCTCGCTCAGCGGGAAGATCTGCCCCAGCAGCCAGGCGTCTGTCGGCATCCAGGAGATTGTGGCCATGTCGCCGGAGCTGGACACTTACTCCATCACCAAGAAGGTCAAGGAGGTCTTAACGGATAACAACCTCG GTCAGCGGCTCTTTGGAGAGAGCATCCTGGGCTTGACTCAGGGGTCCGTCTCTGACCTCCTGTCCAGGCCCAAGCCATGGCACAAGCTCAGCCTTAAAGGAAGGGAGCCCTTTGTCCGCATGCAGCTCTGGCTGAACGACCCGCACAATGTCGACAAGCTCCGGGACATGAAGAAGTTGGAGAAGAAAG cCTACCTGAAGCGTCGCTATGGACTGATCAGTGCCGGCTCAGACAGCGAGTCCCCCAACACCCGCTCGGagtgccccagccccagcctccAATCTCAAGACCTCAGCCTTCTGCAgatcaagaagccaagggtggtCTTGGCTCCCGAGGAGAAAGAGGCCCTGAAGAAGGCTTATCAGCTGGAGCCATACCCTTCCCAACAGACCATCGAGCTGCTGTCCTTCCAGCTTAACCTCAAGACCAACACAGTGATCAACTGGTTCCATAACTACAG GTCCCGGATGCGCCGTGAGATGCTGGTGGAAGGAGCGCAGGAAGACACAGACCCGGAGCAGAGCACGAGGCCAGCCAGGAACTCCCTCAAGGACCCTCCGCCCCAGAGCCCTGACTCCGAAGAAGAGGACAGGAAGCCCACCTTCAGAGACGCCGAGTGCCAAGGAGAAAGCGAGTCCCTGGTCCAGATCAAGGAGGAGCAGGTGGAGGACTGTGCAAACCACAGGGACTCCTGCAGCCTGGATGGGGAGATGGAGCCTCTTTCCAGGTCTAGCCTCAAAGAGGAGCCGGTGGAGGCAGCATATACAGGGAGCCCAAGCGAGGCCCACAATGTGACATGGGGCAGCGCCCCACATAACAAAACACACGTCCCTGGGGCTCCCGATTACCCCTCTTTGCATAACCCCCTGGAGTCAGACAGCAGCGAGAGGCCTCACCCGGACCCCATTAGCTTTAAATCGGCTTCCGAGTCCTCCCGGTGCAGCTTGGAGGCCTCCCTGAACTCCCCGTCCGCAGCCTCCTCTCCAGGCCTCATGGTGTCCGTCTCTCCCGTCCCGTCCTCGTCTGCCCCCATCTCCCCGTTGCCACTGAGCGCCGTGGCTGCCAAAGCGCCGAGTTCAAGTCCCGCCACGGATACAGGCTCGACGCCCCCGAATGCCAAACTGAACACAAACATCCAGCGGCGGCACGAGAAGATAGCCAACCTCAACAGCATCATCCACCGGCTGGAGAGAGCAGCCAACCGCGATGAAACCCTGGAGTGGGAATTTTGA
- the CUX2 gene encoding homeobox protein cut-like 2 isoform X8 has product MDKVNYSLCPGPRLEAALASKDREILRLLKEIQHLQNSLQELEESSANQIAELERQVAAKTDAIEKLEEKLRAQSDYEEIKTELSILKAMKLASSNCRLSQSISKPSDVLLLGKESFYPSQKFLLEKPGLVPSTEEDPSEDESVKDSMGTDQSYLSPQHLSHPLREDSTSPSLIQPLLGPSMAQEVPRTFTLSPFPAERIPLDSLLPKQMGPPAYKNEAGGMAAFPSAFYSAKTAPLPGNPSQAIPASEASPPSDQSEGSSSGSADEEQLDTAEIAFQVKEQLLKHNIGQRVFGHYVLGLSQGSVSEILARPKPWRKLTVKGKEPFIKMKQFLSDEQNVLALRTIQVRQRGSITPRIRTPETGSDDAIKNILEQAKKEIESQKGGDTKSSAVPQVIANGTCASNSEDAIKSILEQARREMQAQQQALLEIEAGGASRPVATPPVERSTLATVSQNIVQAYIKQEEGMLGPNAGGSTMQNPLTVLSPAAFVQSIIRKVKSEIGDAGSYFDQHWASERSLLSRPYTSVSPSLSSSSSYSSMANGRAWQRGEPSDAIPNEEDLVTSEDEPHRVIEVKSEVAGSEAQGAGRLSYYPSYVPRTLKPTVPPLTPEQYELYMYREVDTLELTRQVKEKLAKNGICQRIFGEKVLGLSQGSVSDMLSRPKPWSKLTQKGREPFIRMQLWLTDQLGQGMSQQANPPHASPGEARSSPSPPPSPSEQEKSPSEPLSLALESSKENQQPESRSGSSLSGKICPSSQASVGIQEIVAMSPELDTYSITKKVKEVLTDNNLGQRLFGESILGLTQGSVSDLLSRPKPWHKLSLKGREPFVRMQLWLNDPHNVDKLRDMKKLEKKAYLKRRYGLISAGSDSESPNTRSECPSPSLQSQDLSLLQIKKPRVVLAPEEKEALKKAYQLEPYPSQQTIELLSFQLNLKTNTVINWFHNYRSRMRREMLVEGAQEDTDPEQSTRPARNSLKDPPPQSPDSEEEDRKPTFRDAECQGESESLVQIKEEQVEDCANHRDSCSLDGEMEPLSRSSLKEEPVEAAYTGSPSEAHNVTWGSAPHNKTHVPGAPDYPSLHNPLESDSSERPHPDPISFKSASESSRCSLEASLNSPSAASSPGLMVSVSPVPSSSAPISPLPLSAVAAKAPSSSPATDTGSTPPNAKLNTNIQRRHEKIANLNSIIHRLERAANRDETLEWEF; this is encoded by the exons GCAAAACTCCCTGCAGGAGCTAGAAGAGTCTTCGGCCAACCAGATTGCAGAACTGGAGCGACAGGTGGCAGCCAAGACTGATGCAATAGAG aaGTTGGAAGAAAAGCTGCGGGCCCAGTCAGATTATGAGGAAATCAAGACGGAACTGAG catTTTGAAAGCGATGAAGCTGGCCTCCTCTAACTGCCGCCTTTCCCAG agcaTATCAAAACCCAGTGATGTTTTGCTTCTGGGAAAGGAATCCTTCTACCCGTCGCAGAAGTTCCTTTTGGAAAAACCAGGCCTCGTACCCAGTACTG AGGAGGATCCCTCGGAGGATGAGTCGGTGAAGGACTCCATGGGCACAGACCAATCCTACCTTTCCCCTCAGCACCTCTCGCACCCGCTCCGGGAAGATTCGACCTCCCCGTCCCTCATCCAGCCGCTGCTGGGCCCCTCCATGGCTCAGGAGGTCCCGAGGACTTTCACGCTCTCGCCTTTTCCTGCTGAGCGGATCCCACTGGACTCCCTCCTCCCGAAACAGATGGGGCCTCCTGCGTACAAGAACGAGGCTGGCGGCATGGCAGCCTTCCCTTCTGCTTTCTACTCCGCCAAAACGGCACCGTTGCCGGGCAACCCCAGCCAAGCCATCCCAGCCAGCGAGGCGAGCCCACCCAGTGACCAGTCTGAAGGCAGCAGTTCGGGTTCGGCCGATGAGGAGCAGCTGGACACAGCCGAAATTGCCTTCCAGGTGAAGGAGCAGCTCCTCAAGCACAACATAGGCCAGCGTGTCTTTGGGCATTACGTCCTGGGCCTCTCTCAGGGCTCCGTCAGTGAGATCCTGGCCAGGCCAAAGCCTTGGCGTAAGCTCACGGTCAAGGGGAAGGAGCCGTTCATCAAGATGAAGCAGTTCCTCTCCGACGAGCAGAACGTCCTGGCCCTAAGGACAATCCAAGTCCGCCAGAGAG GCAGCATTACGCCAAGGATTAGGACGCCAGAGACGGGCTCTGACGATGCCATCAAGAACATCCTGGAACAAGCCAAGAAGGAGATTGAGTCACAGAAAGGAG GGGACACCAAGAGCTCTGCGGTGCCCCAGGTGATTGCCAACGGCACCTGCGCCAGCAACTCTGAAGATGCCATCAAGAGCATATTGGAGCAGGCCCGCCGGGAGATGCAGGCCCAGCAGCAAGCCTTGCTGGAGATAGAAGCGGGGGGCGCCAGCAGGCCTGTCGCCACACCACCTGTGGAGCGCTCGACCCTGGCGACGGTCAGCCAGAACATCGTCCAGGCTTACATCAAGCAGGAGGAGGGCATGCTGGGCCCAAACGCTGGTGGCAGCACAATGCAGAACCCCCTGACCGTGCTCTCCCCTGCGGCCTTCGTGCAGAGCATCATCCGGAAGGTCAAGTCCGAAATCGGGGACGCCGGCTCCTATTTTGACCAACACTGGGCTTCCGAAAGGAGCTTGCTGAGCCGTCCGTACACCTCCGTGTCGCCTTCATTGTCCTCCTCGTCCAGCtactccagcatggccaatggccgggCGTGGCAGCGGGGCGAGCCCAGCGACGCCATCCCGAACGAGGAAGACCTCGTGACCTCTGAGGATGAGCCCCACAGGGTGATAGAGGTCAAGTCGGAAGTGGCTGGCTCAGAAGCCCAGGGCGCCGGGCGCCTGTCCTATTACCCGTCCTACGTGCCAAGGACTCTCAAGCCCACCGTCCCGCCCTTGACGCCAGAGCAGTATGAGTTGTACATGTACAGGGAAGTGGACACCTTGGAGTTGACGCGGCAGGTCAAGGAGAAGCTGGCCAAGAACGGGATCTGCCAGCGCATCTTCGGGGAAAAG GTGCTGGGTCTGTCTCAAGGGAGCGTGAGCGACATGCTGTCTAGGCCCAAGCCCTGGAGCAAGCTGACCCAGAAAGGCCGGGAGCCCTTCATACGGATGCAGCTGTGGCTCACAGACCAGCTGGGCCAAGGCATGAGCCAGCAAGCCAACCCGCCACACG CCAGTCCCGGGGAGGCTcgctcttccccttccccaccaccCAGCCCCTCGGAGCAAGAGAAGAGCCCCTCTGAGCCACTGAGCCTTGCCCTGGAAAGCAGCAAAGAAAACCAGCAGCCGGAGAGCAGGTCCGGTTCCTCGCTCAGCGGGAAGATCTGCCCCAGCAGCCAGGCGTCTGTCGGCATCCAGGAGATTGTGGCCATGTCGCCGGAGCTGGACACTTACTCCATCACCAAGAAGGTCAAGGAGGTCTTAACGGATAACAACCTCG GTCAGCGGCTCTTTGGAGAGAGCATCCTGGGCTTGACTCAGGGGTCCGTCTCTGACCTCCTGTCCAGGCCCAAGCCATGGCACAAGCTCAGCCTTAAAGGAAGGGAGCCCTTTGTCCGCATGCAGCTCTGGCTGAACGACCCGCACAATGTCGACAAGCTCCGGGACATGAAGAAGTTGGAGAAGAAAG cCTACCTGAAGCGTCGCTATGGACTGATCAGTGCCGGCTCAGACAGCGAGTCCCCCAACACCCGCTCGGagtgccccagccccagcctccAATCTCAAGACCTCAGCCTTCTGCAgatcaagaagccaagggtggtCTTGGCTCCCGAGGAGAAAGAGGCCCTGAAGAAGGCTTATCAGCTGGAGCCATACCCTTCCCAACAGACCATCGAGCTGCTGTCCTTCCAGCTTAACCTCAAGACCAACACAGTGATCAACTGGTTCCATAACTACAG GTCCCGGATGCGCCGTGAGATGCTGGTGGAAGGAGCGCAGGAAGACACAGACCCGGAGCAGAGCACGAGGCCAGCCAGGAACTCCCTCAAGGACCCTCCGCCCCAGAGCCCTGACTCCGAAGAAGAGGACAGGAAGCCCACCTTCAGAGACGCCGAGTGCCAAGGAGAAAGCGAGTCCCTGGTCCAGATCAAGGAGGAGCAGGTGGAGGACTGTGCAAACCACAGGGACTCCTGCAGCCTGGATGGGGAGATGGAGCCTCTTTCCAGGTCTAGCCTCAAAGAGGAGCCGGTGGAGGCAGCATATACAGGGAGCCCAAGCGAGGCCCACAATGTGACATGGGGCAGCGCCCCACATAACAAAACACACGTCCCTGGGGCTCCCGATTACCCCTCTTTGCATAACCCCCTGGAGTCAGACAGCAGCGAGAGGCCTCACCCGGACCCCATTAGCTTTAAATCGGCTTCCGAGTCCTCCCGGTGCAGCTTGGAGGCCTCCCTGAACTCCCCGTCCGCAGCCTCCTCTCCAGGCCTCATGGTGTCCGTCTCTCCCGTCCCGTCCTCGTCTGCCCCCATCTCCCCGTTGCCACTGAGCGCCGTGGCTGCCAAAGCGCCGAGTTCAAGTCCCGCCACGGATACAGGCTCGACGCCCCCGAATGCCAAACTGAACACAAACATCCAGCGGCGGCACGAGAAGATAGCCAACCTCAACAGCATCATCCACCGGCTGGAGAGAGCAGCCAACCGCGATGAAACCCTGGAGTGGGAATTTTGA